One genomic window of Halovivax cerinus includes the following:
- the endA gene encoding tRNA-intron lyase, whose protein sequence is MTLEGELDGAVVRVGGDARQRFHDARGYGYPLGGNEIALSPVEAAHLLYTGNLAGVRVDGESLDFRGFAAREPGIDFGVRYLVYADLRSRGLYLSPARDPWIDPDAFDALSAATDFAVYPRGDGPGDGTLEYALRVIGERTDVPASALDPGVLAVVDEESDITYLEIGEPTVEGDSVRVTDHDLGIGGDRPGAGDDDPRTDDGHGVDGGPGTSSDGQGPVEADLLADRVVVWEPPRTLYERTFYGQPLEGREYDGDEPTIQCSLLEAAHLASAGVVDLDPAAVRSRGRTVEGERFDRRLRVYTALRERGVVPKTGYKFGADFRTYASVESVDDLGHSEFLVRVLPGRHVFEPRDLALDVRLAHGVRKTMVVALVDDDSGHPDDPADGITWRSIERLTP, encoded by the coding sequence ATGACTCTCGAGGGCGAACTCGACGGGGCCGTCGTCCGCGTCGGCGGCGACGCCCGCCAGCGATTCCACGACGCCCGCGGCTACGGCTACCCGCTCGGCGGCAACGAGATCGCCCTCTCTCCCGTCGAGGCCGCCCACCTGCTGTACACCGGGAACCTCGCCGGCGTCCGGGTCGACGGCGAGTCCCTCGACTTCCGCGGCTTCGCCGCTCGCGAACCGGGAATCGACTTCGGCGTCCGGTACCTCGTCTACGCCGACCTCCGCTCGCGCGGGCTCTACCTCTCGCCGGCGCGCGATCCCTGGATCGATCCCGACGCGTTCGACGCCCTCTCCGCGGCGACCGACTTCGCCGTCTACCCCCGCGGGGATGGGCCGGGCGATGGCACCCTGGAATACGCCCTCCGCGTGATCGGCGAGCGGACGGACGTCCCCGCGAGCGCGCTCGACCCGGGCGTGCTGGCCGTCGTCGACGAGGAGAGCGACATCACGTACCTCGAGATCGGCGAGCCGACGGTCGAGGGCGACAGCGTCCGCGTGACCGATCACGATCTCGGGATCGGCGGCGACCGTCCGGGGGCGGGGGACGACGATCCGAGAACGGACGACGGTCACGGGGTGGACGGCGGTCCGGGGACGTCGTCCGACGGCCAGGGTCCGGTCGAGGCCGACCTCCTCGCGGATCGGGTCGTCGTCTGGGAGCCCCCGCGGACGCTCTACGAGCGGACGTTCTACGGCCAGCCCCTGGAGGGCCGCGAGTACGACGGCGACGAGCCGACGATCCAGTGTTCGCTCCTGGAGGCGGCCCACCTCGCGTCCGCCGGCGTCGTCGACCTCGATCCGGCGGCGGTCCGCTCGCGCGGCCGGACCGTCGAGGGCGAGCGGTTCGACCGGCGATTGCGAGTCTACACGGCCCTGCGCGAGCGCGGCGTCGTCCCGAAGACCGGCTACAAGTTCGGCGCGGACTTTCGGACGTACGCGAGCGTCGAGTCGGTCGACGACCTCGGCCACTCGGAGTTCCTGGTTCGCGTACTCCCCGGCCGGCACGTCTTCGAGCCCCGCGACCTCGCGCTCGACGTCCGCCTGGCCCACGGCGTCCGCAAGACGATGGTCGTCGCCCTCGTCGACGACGACTCCGGACACCCGGACGATCCGGCCGATGGGATCACGTGGCGCTCGATCGAGCGGCTGACGCCGTGA
- a CDS encoding endonuclease NucS domain-containing protein, which translates to MLDDTIRVLAGDCTVMFDGTDREEYRGRVTTIVKPDNTVLVHDVDGYQPVAWLTRADSVATDRNGGFTLVAKKDVQTLRIATHDREGFTNYRASPAGTPVGACPTCDGTLVRTDGVRCVDCHERYAIPADATVREEHCDCGLPRIRAERGLAFDVCLDRSCESLDDAVREAFDREWDCPDCDGDLRILRRGGLIAGCERYPECENGFVVPSGVVDGTCACGLPAFDVGTDRRCLDAACDRLVESPAAD; encoded by the coding sequence ATGCTCGACGACACGATCCGGGTCCTCGCGGGTGACTGCACCGTCATGTTCGACGGCACCGACCGCGAGGAGTACCGCGGCCGCGTGACGACGATCGTCAAACCGGACAACACCGTTCTCGTCCACGACGTCGACGGCTACCAGCCCGTCGCCTGGCTCACCCGCGCCGACAGCGTCGCCACCGACCGCAACGGCGGGTTCACCCTCGTCGCGAAGAAGGACGTCCAGACGCTGCGCATCGCCACGCACGACCGGGAGGGATTTACGAACTACCGCGCCTCGCCGGCCGGCACGCCCGTCGGCGCGTGTCCGACCTGCGACGGGACGCTCGTCCGGACCGACGGCGTCCGCTGCGTCGACTGCCACGAGCGCTACGCCATCCCGGCGGACGCGACGGTCCGGGAGGAGCACTGCGACTGCGGCCTCCCGCGCATCCGTGCCGAACGCGGCCTCGCGTTCGACGTCTGCCTCGACCGCTCCTGCGAGTCCCTCGACGACGCCGTCCGCGAGGCGTTCGATCGCGAGTGGGACTGCCCCGACTGCGACGGCGACCTGCGTATCCTCCGCCGGGGCGGCCTCATCGCCGGCTGTGAGCGCTACCCGGAGTGTGAGAACGGCTTCGTCGTCCCCAGCGGCGTCGTCGACGGCACCTGCGCCTGCGGACTCCCCGCGTTCGACGTCGGAACCGATCGCCGCTGTCTCGACGCCGCCTGCGACCGACTCGTCGAATCGCCGGCGGCCGACTGA
- a CDS encoding heptaprenylglyceryl phosphate synthase: MQLDWTGIDHVTKVDPEKAMPADPASLLAATDLVMVGGSDGVTEENTLETIEAVREAAPDVPIFQEPYDADQVTKATVDAVDVLSIPAVYNGDMAHFVGKHLSMYTELASKPASMLGTSLPVVGSVIESKAEDAVADISEKIVGEGYVIQHTDSAAARTAGATEPFTTEEVAGAALATETFYDFPIFYVEYSGTYGGPEDVAAAAKHVDETVLLYGGGIDSRVKAEEILDAGADAIVVGDCFHDDREKFAETIPRR; the protein is encoded by the coding sequence ATGCAGCTCGACTGGACCGGGATCGACCACGTGACGAAGGTCGATCCGGAGAAAGCGATGCCGGCCGATCCGGCGTCGCTGCTCGCCGCGACGGACCTCGTGATGGTCGGCGGCTCCGACGGCGTCACGGAGGAGAACACGCTGGAGACGATCGAGGCGGTTCGCGAGGCCGCCCCGGACGTCCCGATCTTTCAGGAGCCCTACGACGCCGACCAGGTGACGAAGGCGACGGTCGACGCCGTGGACGTCCTCTCGATTCCAGCGGTCTACAACGGCGACATGGCCCACTTCGTCGGCAAGCACCTCTCGATGTACACCGAACTCGCGAGCAAGCCCGCCTCGATGCTGGGGACGAGCCTACCAGTCGTCGGCAGCGTCATCGAGTCGAAGGCCGAGGACGCGGTCGCCGATATCTCCGAGAAGATCGTCGGTGAGGGGTACGTCATCCAGCACACGGACTCGGCGGCCGCTCGAACAGCCGGCGCCACCGAGCCGTTCACGACCGAGGAAGTCGCTGGTGCGGCGCTCGCAACCGAGACGTTCTACGACTTTCCGATCTTCTACGTCGAGTACTCCGGGACGTACGGCGGCCCAGAGGACGTCGCGGCCGCGGCGAAACACGTAGACGAGACCGTCCTCCTCTACGGCGGCGGTATCGATTCGCGGGTGAAGGCCGAGGAGATTCTGGATGCCGGCGCCGACGCGATCGTCGTCGGTGACTGTTTCCACGACGATCGCGAGAAGTTCGCCGAGACGATCCCGCGACGGTGA
- a CDS encoding DJ-1/PfpI family protein: MAEFDVDIVLFDGFDELDAVGPYEVFDTARTFGADLDVSLVTRADTARVTASHGLLVEPHGMLDVETGPDLVLVPGGGWTSDDGGVRRVVDEGSLPEAVAALADAGTTVASVCTGAMVLAEAGLLDDRPATTHAAAVDDLAATASDVHDDSGVRAVDDGDVLTAGGITAGIDLAIWIVEREFGTEVAESVATELEHERRGTVVR, translated from the coding sequence ATGGCGGAATTCGACGTCGATATCGTGCTCTTCGACGGGTTCGACGAACTGGACGCCGTCGGGCCGTACGAGGTGTTCGACACGGCGCGTACGTTCGGTGCGGACCTCGACGTCTCGCTCGTCACGCGAGCCGACACGGCACGGGTGACCGCGAGTCACGGTCTCCTCGTCGAGCCGCACGGGATGCTCGACGTCGAGACGGGTCCCGATTTAGTGCTCGTTCCCGGTGGCGGGTGGACGAGCGACGACGGCGGCGTTCGGCGTGTCGTCGACGAGGGATCGCTCCCGGAGGCGGTGGCGGCGCTGGCAGATGCCGGGACGACCGTCGCGTCGGTTTGCACCGGCGCGATGGTCCTCGCCGAGGCCGGGTTGCTAGACGACCGGCCGGCCACGACGCACGCGGCCGCCGTCGACGACCTGGCCGCGACGGCGAGCGACGTCCACGACGACTCCGGCGTGCGGGCCGTCGACGACGGCGACGTCCTCACGGCTGGTGGCATCACGGCCGGGATCGATCTCGCGATATGGATCGTCGAACGGGAGTTTGGAACCGAGGTTGCCGAGTCGGTCGCGACGGAACTCGAACACGAACGCCGCGGGACGGTCGTGCGGTAG
- a CDS encoding HAD family hydrolase gives MTAVLFDMDGVLVDSEDYWVDFEEDDLLPDAVPHVYVDLNETSGMNFREIYDYLDAEYGTAISRDEWIDRFDEMAREVYTDRVALLPGLRDLLTDLREGGVTVAVVSSSPHDWIDLVLDRFALVDAFDAVISADDVDGASKPAPDVYEYAAERVGEEQSACVAVEDSANGIEAADRAGMTVVAYRIPAHGEIDYSRADAVVDEPAALRETIRDRTESDRL, from the coding sequence ATGACGGCTGTTCTCTTCGACATGGATGGCGTGTTGGTAGACAGCGAGGACTACTGGGTCGACTTCGAGGAGGACGACCTCCTTCCCGACGCGGTTCCACACGTGTACGTCGACCTGAACGAGACGTCCGGTATGAACTTCAGAGAGATCTACGACTATCTCGACGCCGAGTACGGGACGGCCATCTCCCGCGACGAGTGGATCGATCGGTTCGACGAGATGGCCCGAGAGGTCTACACGGATCGCGTGGCGCTCTTGCCCGGTCTGCGGGATCTGCTCACCGACCTCCGTGAGGGGGGTGTCACGGTCGCCGTCGTCTCCTCGTCGCCACACGATTGGATCGATCTCGTCCTCGATCGATTCGCCCTCGTGGACGCGTTCGACGCCGTGATCAGCGCCGACGACGTCGACGGGGCCAGCAAACCCGCGCCGGACGTGTACGAGTACGCGGCCGAACGAGTGGGGGAGGAACAGTCGGCGTGCGTCGCCGTCGAAGATTCGGCGAACGGCATCGAGGCCGCCGATCGCGCGGGGATGACCGTCGTCGCGTACCGTATTCCAGCCCACGGCGAAATCGATTATTCGCGGGCGGATGCGGTCGTCGACGAACCGGCTGCACTTCGGGAAACGATCCGCGACCGTACCGAGAGCGACCGTCTGTGA
- a CDS encoding DEAD/DEAH box helicase, whose product MDVAEVLADSLEADFAEAFAFESFNRMQREALPALLEREENVVASAPTASGKTALAELAICKTLDAGGTALFVAPLRALTNEKEADWDRFEELDYSVYVVTGERDLNPRRARRADILVMTPEKLDSATRKHDSRRYDFVTEIDCCVIDEVHLLDADGRGSVLEVTISRLRRLCDPRVVALSATMPNVEDVAAWLDAPSECTFDFGDDYRPVDLHADVKTYTHGENAFADKYRRLYRALDLAEPHLREDGQALVFVSSRQDTVQAAKKSRDEIAERDIPMGARGEYDFHTRAKELENDTLRKSVLDGVAFHHAGLSKNDKDRVEEWFKEGLIELLFSTTTLAWGVNLPARCVIIRDTKYHDPLEGEVDMSPLDVLQMLGRAGRPGYDDVGYGWVVCDTADADRYRRLLRDGTEIESQLADSLETHLNAEIAMGNVASEADVFEWLETTFYYERGQRRPAKYGFDTLETTVRDALETLEAGGFVDRGAPEDGRSGTLEATALGRLTSRYYLDLETAREFADCCDRAAASGLDEATVFEAIAKAGAFDSVTTRQAERDAVDDVLAGQPVGDDVGSNGQRKVLAILRAEARGATPSDLRSDAWAITRNALRLLAALRAFLDRFASGHDANLASRLEARVENGVDEAAVGLTAIDGVGPGRASKLARSGIHAPAAVREAGVSGLVDAGLDEGVAERILQSARSLPAVAIEWGSDFPETIAVGENDMREITVTNAGEAARAEIRVSVNGLEMTSTDTYLRGSETVPAAVFGAPDHDTLELTVSVAFPELPLVPVSETRTISVQTDSE is encoded by the coding sequence ATGGACGTCGCCGAGGTTCTCGCCGACTCGCTGGAGGCCGATTTCGCCGAGGCGTTCGCGTTCGAGTCGTTCAACCGAATGCAACGCGAGGCGCTCCCGGCCCTGTTGGAGCGCGAGGAGAACGTGGTCGCGAGCGCGCCGACCGCGTCGGGCAAGACGGCCCTCGCAGAGCTCGCGATCTGCAAGACCCTCGACGCGGGCGGAACCGCTCTCTTCGTCGCGCCGCTGCGCGCGCTGACGAACGAGAAGGAGGCCGACTGGGACCGCTTCGAGGAACTCGACTACTCAGTCTACGTCGTCACCGGTGAGCGCGACCTGAATCCGAGACGAGCCCGTCGAGCCGATATCCTCGTGATGACGCCCGAGAAGCTCGACTCGGCGACGCGCAAACACGACTCTCGGCGGTACGACTTCGTCACCGAGATCGACTGCTGCGTCATCGACGAGGTCCACCTGCTCGACGCAGACGGCCGCGGCTCCGTCCTCGAAGTGACGATCTCGCGACTTCGCCGGCTCTGCGATCCCCGGGTCGTCGCGCTCTCGGCGACGATGCCCAACGTCGAGGACGTAGCCGCGTGGCTCGACGCACCGTCCGAGTGCACGTTCGACTTCGGCGACGACTACCGGCCGGTCGACCTCCACGCGGACGTCAAGACCTACACGCACGGCGAGAACGCCTTCGCCGACAAGTACCGCCGGCTCTACCGCGCGCTCGACCTCGCCGAACCACACCTCCGCGAGGACGGTCAAGCGCTCGTCTTCGTCTCCTCCCGGCAGGACACCGTCCAGGCCGCGAAGAAATCCAGAGACGAGATCGCAGAGCGCGATATCCCGATGGGGGCCCGCGGCGAGTACGACTTCCACACTCGCGCGAAAGAGCTGGAGAACGACACCCTCCGCAAGTCGGTGTTAGACGGGGTCGCGTTCCACCACGCCGGCCTCTCGAAGAACGACAAGGACCGCGTCGAGGAGTGGTTCAAGGAGGGACTGATCGAGTTGCTCTTCTCGACGACGACGCTCGCCTGGGGCGTCAACTTACCCGCCCGGTGCGTGATCATCCGCGATACGAAGTACCACGACCCACTCGAAGGTGAGGTCGACATGAGCCCGCTCGACGTCCTCCAGATGCTCGGACGGGCCGGCCGGCCGGGCTACGACGACGTCGGCTACGGCTGGGTCGTCTGTGACACCGCGGACGCCGACCGGTACCGTCGCCTGCTGCGCGACGGCACCGAGATCGAGTCCCAACTCGCCGACAGCCTGGAGACGCACCTGAACGCCGAGATCGCGATGGGCAACGTCGCGAGCGAGGCCGACGTCTTCGAGTGGCTGGAGACGACGTTCTACTACGAGCGGGGCCAGCGCCGGCCCGCGAAGTACGGCTTCGACACCCTGGAGACGACGGTTCGCGACGCCCTCGAGACGCTCGAAGCGGGTGGGTTCGTGGACCGAGGCGCTCCCGAAGACGGCCGAAGCGGAACGCTCGAAGCGACCGCGCTCGGCCGGCTCACCTCGCGGTACTACCTCGACCTGGAGACCGCTCGCGAGTTCGCCGACTGCTGTGACCGCGCGGCCGCGAGCGGGCTCGACGAGGCGACCGTCTTCGAGGCGATCGCGAAGGCGGGCGCGTTCGACTCCGTCACCACGCGCCAGGCCGAGCGCGACGCCGTCGACGACGTCCTCGCCGGCCAGCCCGTCGGAGACGACGTCGGCTCGAACGGCCAGCGGAAGGTGCTCGCCATCCTCCGGGCGGAAGCGCGCGGCGCGACGCCGAGCGACCTTCGGAGCGACGCCTGGGCGATCACCAGGAACGCCCTCCGCCTGCTCGCCGCGCTGCGGGCGTTCCTCGATCGATTCGCGAGCGGACACGACGCGAACCTCGCCAGCCGGCTCGAAGCGCGCGTCGAGAACGGCGTCGACGAGGCCGCCGTCGGCCTGACCGCGATCGACGGCGTCGGACCCGGCCGGGCGAGCAAGCTCGCGCGGTCCGGGATCCACGCACCGGCGGCCGTCCGGGAAGCGGGCGTGTCGGGACTCGTCGACGCCGGCCTGGACGAGGGTGTCGCGGAGCGAATCCTGCAGAGTGCGCGGTCGCTCCCCGCCGTGGCGATCGAGTGGGGGAGTGACTTCCCGGAGACCATCGCCGTCGGCGAGAACGATATGCGCGAAATCACCGTCACGAACGCCGGCGAGGCTGCCCGCGCCGAGATTCGCGTGTCGGTCAACGGTCTCGAGATGACGAGCACCGACACCTATCTCCGCGGGAGCGAGACCGTTCCCGCCGCCGTCTTCGGCGCACCCGACCACGACACGCTCGAATTGACCGTGAGCGTGGCGTTTCCGGAACTTCCGCTCGTCCCGGTGAGCGAGACGCGGACGATATCGGTCCAGACGGACAGCGAGTGA
- a CDS encoding DUF3592 domain-containing protein, with amino-acid sequence METTTETKLGVIAVVVFLGAGIWAVGSAHATYTQATMDEPVAVEATVHHVGVAEDVMYLDNGGTRQLYYPDVHYTYSYEGETYTSESVYRGTDVSMDTRSQARAVVSEYDAGEAVTATIDGADPDTAYLIDEYSPTMEYLLGASGVFLILAAAAVVRGLVRGVARTA; translated from the coding sequence ATGGAGACAACGACGGAAACGAAACTGGGTGTCATCGCCGTCGTGGTATTCCTCGGCGCCGGTATCTGGGCGGTGGGGTCGGCACACGCGACCTACACGCAGGCGACCATGGACGAGCCGGTAGCCGTCGAGGCGACGGTTCACCACGTTGGCGTCGCCGAAGATGTGATGTACCTGGACAACGGCGGGACGCGACAACTGTACTATCCGGACGTACACTACACCTACAGCTACGAGGGAGAGACCTACACCAGCGAATCCGTCTACCGGGGTACAGACGTTTCGATGGACACGCGAAGTCAGGCGAGGGCGGTCGTCTCCGAGTACGACGCCGGCGAGGCGGTGACGGCCACTATCGACGGTGCCGATCCCGACACCGCCTACCTGATCGACGAGTACTCGCCGACGATGGAGTACCTTCTCGGTGCAAGCGGCGTCTTTCTGATACTCGCGGCCGCCGCGGTCGTGAGGGGACTCGTCCGGGGGGTCGCCAGAACCGCCTGA
- a CDS encoding sporulation control protein gives MPAISVLGVSAWLCSQLLVSWVVYREARVANYRSPLGLAAATVALAHILLFVSRSLLAVLLIEAALAALYLLVELTVTRRTVSSR, from the coding sequence ATGCCCGCGATCTCGGTACTCGGCGTCTCCGCGTGGCTCTGCTCACAGCTCCTCGTCTCGTGGGTCGTCTACCGGGAGGCCCGCGTGGCCAATTACCGCTCGCCGCTCGGTCTCGCCGCGGCGACGGTCGCGCTCGCACACATCCTGCTGTTCGTCTCCAGGAGTCTGCTGGCCGTCCTGCTGATCGAGGCCGCCCTCGCGGCCCTGTACTTGCTCGTCGAGTTGACGGTAACGCGACGAACGGTCTCCAGTCGGTGA
- a CDS encoding M48 family metalloprotease, translated as MRSDRHRLALAAVVAIGWITLLTVGFLAGVWGISYGLLALAGVADASVHASLVTAVALCWLGIREWRQVSAVERLADARVVTPDDHPALYRLTTRVAAQLDVPTPTIALADGPAPHALVVGVRPGSVHLVLSTRVIDALGGDDGPASDELEAVIAHELAHVANRDAMVMSVASVPVLLASRPKSWALSVASEDDSFTAILLTAPVGLLSGAVWVLGRATTARLSRARERVADRVAVEVTGSPSALADALAALDDEIEAVPDRDLRTVAALSSLSILPLEPTEPIALGPDGDRKPPYWRFERALNRLFRTRPSTADRIEALSTLAARS; from the coding sequence ATGCGCTCCGACCGACATCGCCTCGCCCTCGCGGCCGTCGTCGCGATCGGCTGGATCACCCTCCTGACGGTCGGCTTCCTCGCGGGCGTCTGGGGGATCAGTTACGGACTGCTCGCGCTCGCAGGTGTCGCAGACGCGTCTGTCCACGCTTCCCTCGTGACGGCGGTCGCGCTCTGTTGGCTCGGCATCCGGGAGTGGAGACAGGTCTCGGCCGTCGAACGGCTCGCCGACGCCCGGGTCGTCACCCCCGACGACCACCCGGCGCTGTATCGGCTGACGACGCGCGTCGCCGCGCAACTCGACGTCCCGACACCGACGATCGCCCTCGCGGACGGCCCCGCGCCCCACGCACTCGTCGTCGGCGTGCGACCGGGGAGCGTCCACCTCGTCCTCTCGACGCGTGTGATCGACGCGCTCGGTGGCGACGACGGCCCGGCTTCGGACGAACTCGAGGCCGTGATCGCCCACGAACTCGCCCACGTGGCCAACCGCGACGCGATGGTGATGTCCGTCGCGTCCGTTCCGGTCCTCCTGGCGTCGCGACCCAAATCGTGGGCGCTATCCGTCGCGTCGGAAGACGATTCGTTCACGGCGATCCTCCTCACGGCACCGGTCGGGCTGCTCTCCGGCGCCGTCTGGGTACTCGGACGGGCGACGACGGCTCGCCTCTCGCGGGCCAGAGAGCGCGTGGCCGATCGGGTGGCCGTCGAGGTCACTGGCTCGCCATCTGCCCTCGCGGACGCGCTCGCCGCGCTGGACGACGAGATCGAGGCCGTGCCCGACCGCGACCTTCGGACGGTGGCGGCGCTTTCCTCGCTTTCGATCCTCCCGCTCGAACCCACGGAACCGATCGCGCTCGGTCCCGACGGGGATCGAAAACCGCCGTACTGGCGCTTCGAACGCGCGCTGAATCGTCTGTTTCGCACCCGCCCCTCGACGGCCGACCGGATCGAGGCTCTCTCGACCCTCGCCGCTCGGTCCTGA
- a CDS encoding PH domain-containing protein — protein sequence MRASGETADWVHLSDGERITWASRPHPIALGTRFVGGFLTALAGLLVASWAWTADYGLVGWLGIGVAVVGVAAAVLSYAFFTNTRYVITTEQLYAKRGVVSRDVTQLSLDRVQNTTLRQSVAGRLLGYGDIDVYTAGSGEPEVTFERAPDPGEAREALATQIGRSGNGTRT from the coding sequence GTGCGCGCCTCCGGAGAGACGGCCGACTGGGTCCACCTGAGCGACGGCGAGCGCATCACGTGGGCGAGCCGGCCACACCCGATCGCCCTCGGAACCAGGTTCGTCGGCGGGTTCCTGACGGCCCTCGCCGGGCTCCTCGTGGCGAGTTGGGCCTGGACCGCCGATTACGGCCTGGTCGGCTGGCTCGGGATCGGCGTCGCGGTCGTCGGCGTCGCCGCAGCGGTCCTCTCCTACGCGTTCTTTACGAACACGCGGTACGTAATTACGACCGAGCAGCTCTACGCGAAGCGAGGCGTCGTCTCACGCGACGTCACCCAGCTCTCGCTGGACCGAGTGCAGAATACGACCCTGCGACAGTCGGTCGCCGGGCGCCTCCTGGGCTACGGCGACATCGACGTCTACACGGCCGGCTCCGGCGAGCCGGAGGTGACGTTCGAGCGAGCGCCCGACCCGGGCGAAGCCAGAGAGGCCCTGGCGACCCAGATCGGACGGTCTGGAAACGGGACTCGAACGTAA
- a CDS encoding MATE family efflux transporter, producing the protein MLDVDREDITDGPIARTLLVLAAPLLVQNMVQVAQQLVDTLFLGRHSVEAVAAVGLNFPVVTLLGAITIGVIVGTQVLVSQRVGAGELDDARRAAVNGAGLGILAGGLVGVGAFALASEGMALFGADDLTTRYAAEYLATYALFLPVLAASDVIEGGFVGWGDSRAALYINLLAVGVNVVLDPILIFGWGPVPEYGVTGAALATGIGYGCGFVLGLGLFLAGRDGFALTRDVLVVDADDCREIVDIGWPTAGQYTASQAARVLMVGVVSAVGGSPAIAAYTVGARVSSVAFVPAMGLQKAAQSMIGQNLGADRPERARRTTWVGVAIAAGALTAVGLVQFAIPETLAEIAIPEGSARDIELAAQYLVILAVGYWAIGATYLLQAGFNGARRTRTSLAASLAQYWVVRLPLALVLAYPIGLDVEGVFWAVTLSNAAIAVSLGAYYHYETGEGMNQRAVAAASASD; encoded by the coding sequence ATGCTCGACGTCGATCGTGAGGACATCACCGACGGGCCGATCGCACGGACGCTGCTCGTCCTCGCGGCGCCGTTGCTGGTCCAGAACATGGTCCAGGTGGCCCAGCAGCTCGTCGACACCCTCTTTCTCGGCCGCCACAGCGTCGAGGCCGTCGCAGCCGTCGGCCTCAACTTCCCGGTCGTGACCCTGCTGGGCGCCATCACCATCGGTGTGATCGTCGGCACGCAGGTGCTCGTCTCCCAGCGCGTCGGCGCGGGTGAGCTGGACGACGCGCGGCGCGCGGCCGTCAACGGAGCCGGCCTCGGAATTCTCGCCGGCGGACTCGTCGGTGTCGGCGCCTTCGCCCTCGCCAGCGAGGGGATGGCACTGTTCGGTGCGGACGATCTCACGACGCGATACGCCGCCGAGTACCTCGCGACGTACGCGCTCTTTCTGCCCGTACTGGCCGCGAGCGACGTCATCGAGGGAGGGTTCGTCGGCTGGGGCGATTCCCGTGCCGCGCTGTACATCAACCTCCTCGCAGTGGGCGTCAACGTCGTTCTGGACCCGATCCTCATCTTCGGTTGGGGGCCGGTTCCCGAGTACGGCGTCACCGGCGCGGCACTCGCGACCGGTATCGGGTACGGCTGTGGATTCGTGCTCGGGCTGGGACTGTTCCTGGCCGGTCGCGACGGATTCGCGCTCACACGAGACGTCCTCGTCGTCGACGCGGACGACTGCCGCGAGATCGTCGACATCGGGTGGCCGACGGCCGGCCAGTACACCGCGAGCCAGGCCGCGCGCGTCCTGATGGTCGGCGTCGTCTCGGCCGTGGGTGGCTCGCCCGCCATCGCCGCCTACACCGTGGGCGCACGGGTTTCGAGCGTCGCGTTCGTCCCCGCGATGGGCCTACAGAAGGCCGCCCAGAGCATGATCGGACAGAACCTCGGCGCCGACCGGCCCGAACGCGCCCGGCGGACCACCTGGGTCGGCGTGGCCATCGCTGCCGGCGCGCTGACCGCCGTCGGTCTCGTCCAGTTCGCGATTCCGGAGACGCTCGCCGAGATCGCGATACCGGAGGGCAGCGCCCGCGACATCGAGCTGGCCGCGCAGTACCTCGTCATCCTCGCCGTCGGCTACTGGGCCATCGGCGCGACGTACCTCCTGCAGGCCGGCTTCAACGGCGCCCGCCGCACTCGAACCAGCCTCGCCGCCTCCCTCGCACAGTACTGGGTCGTCAGGTTGCCGCTCGCGCTCGTCCTCGCGTATCCGATCGGGCTCGACGTCGAGGGCGTCTTCTGGGCCGTCACGCTCTCGAACGCCGCCATCGCCGTCTCGCTCGGTGCGTACTACCACTACGAGACGGGTGAGGGGATGAACCAGCGCGCCGTCGCCGCCGCGAGCGCGAGCGACTGA